The genomic DNA GCAGGCGCAGAGTAGACCAAATTGAGCGCGGAGTCGATTTATTTCAGTGGCTAGCAAAGGCTGAGGGGGTTTGAAATTCTAAAGGATTCTGATCGCGGCGATGACGCACGGGGATTTCAGGGCCGGGCCGATCACCAGCCAGGGCAGCGGTCGATTCTAAGGCTTCACGCAGCCGTTTGCCAGCGTAGATCGACATATCCCGGGGCACATTGATCCGATCGCGCAAATACCGCAAACCCACATCGGAGCCTTTGGGCGGCTGGACAGCTTCCCCGGTCATCATCTGGGTCAGCGCACAACGGAGAGCGGTGTCGATCGTGGCATCATCCGTTGGATTCACCCGAATGATATTGGCACGGTGTTTCAGCATCCGCGCTAAGGCTTCTTGGCGAGTGGTTTCTGGTTCGGCATAGGTCACGTCGGGCAATCCCACCCAGGGGCCATTATCGACGCGATCGGCACAAGCCTTGGCTTGATCTTCGCCATTTGTGTAGCAACCACCCATCTGGGGTGGCAGATCGTGGGAATGGGTATGGAAGTCACTTTGGGTGCCCCGATAGGTGGGGCGGCTTTCCATTGCGTCAAACCAATCGGACATTTTTTGGTTCATTTCCCGCATGGAGTAGCCCTTGTAGTAGTAAAGGCTAGCGTTCATGCGTTCGACGTAGGGGGTGAAAATCACGTCGGCGGTACTGAATTCCTCCAGGAA from Romeriopsis navalis LEGE 11480 includes the following:
- a CDS encoding glutathione S-transferase family protein; this translates as MTSPLTWPELEALTDWHIDYVNGPTNAQSKLRLFGHDESEIRVTLFRDNHAWCPYCQKIWLWLEEKRIPYRIEKVTMFCYGEKEQWYKRKVPSGMLPAIELDGKIITESDDILIVLEQVYGELQFAMADPRVMPMRRLERLLFRAWCNWLCYNHRSAREETFAREKFQEIMGYVEEALAATPGPYFLEEFSTADVIFTPYVERMNASLYYYKGYSMREMNQKMSDWFDAMESRPTYRGTQSDFHTHSHDLPPQMGGCYTNGEDQAKACADRVDNGPWVGLPDVTYAEPETTRQEALARMLKHRANIIRVNPTDDATIDTALRCALTQMMTGEAVQPPKGSDVGLRYLRDRINVPRDMSIYAGKRLREALESTAALAGDRPGPEIPVRHRRDQNPLEFQTPSAFASH